AATCTAAGAAGCACCTAAAATCCTCGACCGAGGATTTACAGATCTCCCTGCTTATTTAGCGTTCTTCATGATGTAGGTCATGATCGTCTGGGTAGGCGATGAGACCTTGTGAACATCACGAAGGTGAACCGCTACGGCACGCATGAGCTCTTCCTTCGAGCCCGCCTTCGCACGCCATCTGCAGGTGTCTGCACCTACGTCCGCTCAGCCAACTTCCGGAGGCATATATTCCCCTTTCTTTGGTGGACTATCAATTTTCATTATCGCGCTTCCGGCCCGAACTGGGTAGTCAGCTATTGAGATAACGTCAATTGATACGACGAGGAGGCGAGAATTACGAATCCAGAGCCCGTTGACCTGCTGGAGCTGACCGCTTCGCTGGTGGCCATCCCCTCGGTGAGCTTCGACGAAGCGGTGATCACCGACCACATCGAGTCCCTCCTGGCCGCGGCCCCCTGGCTGAAGGTGGAGCGGCTGGGCAACAATCTCGTCGCCCGGACCGACCTCGGACACCCAACCCGGCTGGTCCTGGCCGGGCACACCGACACGGTACCGCCCAACCAGAACGAGGTCCCCAGGATTGAGGACGGCGTCCTGTGGGGCATCGGGTCGTGCGACATGAAGAGCGGCCTGGCGGCCATCCTGCACCTGGCCCTCACCGTCCCCGAGCCCGCGGTCGACGTCACCTACGTCTTCTACGCGTGCGAGGAGGTGACCACCGGCGACAACGGGCTCGAGATGCTGTTCGACGTACGCCCGGATCTGGTTGAGGGAGACGCCGCCCTGCTCGCCGAGCCGACGGCCGCCCAGGTGGAGGCCGGCTGCCAGGGCATCCTGCAGATGGACGCGACAACCACCGGTCGCCGGGCCCACACCGCCCGCGGGTGGCTCGGGGTGAACGCCCTGCACCGGATGGCGCCGCTGCTCGATGCGATAGCGGCGTACGAGGGCCGGCGGGTTGTCATCGACGGCTGCGAGTTCCGGGAGGGGCTCCAGGCGGTGCGGATGACCGCCGGCGTGGCGGACAACGTCGTCCCCGACCGGGCGGTCATGCGGGTGAACCACCGGTTCGCCCCCGACCGGACCTACGAGGAGGCGGCCGAACACCTGCGGGAGGTCCTCTCGGCGGCCGACGAGCTCAAGGTCGTGGAGTTTGCCGTCGCGGCCCCTCCCGGCCTCGACCACCCGCTTCTCCAGGCCCTTCTGGCCCAGGCGGGCGGCAGCTACACCGGCAAGCTCGGCTGGACCGACGTCGCCCGCTTTGCCGCCCGAGGCATCCCGGCGGTCAACTTCGGCCCGGGTGACCCGGTTGTCGCCCACACCCAGGAGGAGCACGTCTCCCGCGCCGACCTGGACCGGGTGTACTCGGTCATCAAGAACCTGATCTCCACGCCGGTCCCGTGACCCGCACCCGGTTCGCACCCCCGGCGGCCGCCGACCAGAACGCCCGGGTTTGACGGAGCGTCAGATCGCCGGACCGGAGGCGGTCGAGCAGCAGGAGCCGACACCCGGCGGGGTCGCGTCGCTTCGACCAAGGCTCCTGAAGAGCACCCCGGGCATCGTAGCCGGGTGCTGGCTGCTGATCGCCGTGTGCCTGATGTTCAGCACGCCGCCCGGAGCATCCCCCGATGAGGCCGCCCACTACATCCGGGCCCTGGGAGTCGGCCGGGGCCAGGTGGTCCTGGACGACGTGCCCCCCAAGCCGCCGGCCCCCCAGTTCCCGGTGCAGATCGCCTGGATGCAGGAGCAGTCCGGCGTGGTCCGGGCTCCGGAGCGGCTGGCTCCCATCGCCTTCGAATGCTGGGCGTTCCCCTTCTACGTAGGAACCTGCTGGGAGTCGGACCCTCCGACCTCGGATAGGACCGTGACGTTCGAGACCTACGTCGGCACCTACCCCCCGGCGGCCTACGTGCTCCCCGGGCTTTTGATGCGGGCGACGGACGACCCCACCACCGCGCTGATGTTGGGCCGGGCCGGCATCCTCCTGGTCTCGCTCCTGCTGCTCGGCCTGGCCGTTTTTGCCCTGTACGACGGCCGGACCCCCCGCAGCCTCGCCGCTGTTCTGCTCTCGGTCTCCCCTATGGTGCTGGCGATGGCGGCCGCCCTCACCAGCAGCGGGGTGGAGATCGCCGCCGCCATCTGTTTTATGGCCTGCCTGCTCCGTCTGACCCGCTGCGGCCCGCCCGGGTGGGTGTGGTTTTCCGCTGCGTTCAGCGGGGCGACGCTGGCGGTGGCCCGGGATCTCGGACCGGCCTGGGTGCTCCTCGAGCTGGGGCTGGCTGCGGTATTCATCGGGTTCCGGCCCCTGCGAGCGATCTGGAGGAGCGGCGGCCGTCGGGCTCGGATCTTCGCCGCGGTAATCGGGGTTGCGATGGGGGCCGCACTGGTCTGGAGGGCGGTGGAGGCGGCGCAGCCGGACCTGTCGCAAATCCGTTTTGGAGGGCTCACCTCCGGCGAGGCCGGCGGCCTGGTCCGGCAGGTGGTGGGGGTCTTCGGGCCGCTGGACGCCCTGATGCCGGAGACCGCCTACCGGGTGTGGGGGGCGATGGTTCTGGTGGTGGTGGTGACCGGGTTCATCGGCGGCAACCGGTGGCAGAGGCTCTCCCTCGGCCTGGCGATCGCGGCCACCGTTGTAATGGCGATCCTCCTCGAGGCGGTGCAGAACATCTACGACTTCGGGGTGCAGGCCCGCCACATCCTCCCCGCGGCCGTGTGCATCACGATGATCGCCGGCGAGACGGTCGCCCGGGCGGAGCGGCCCCGATGGTTGTCCTCCCGGTTCCTGATGCCGGTCCTGTCGGCCGCGGCGGCTGCCATCCACCTGACCGCCTGGCACACCATCGGCAGGCGGTTCTCCAAGGAGAACGCCCCGATCGTCTTCTTTACGGACCCGGCGTGGGCCCCGCCCGGCGGCTGGGTCGTCTGGGGGGTCCTCATGGCTGCCGCCTGCGGGGCGATCGTGCTGCCCTTCCTTGCCGCCTTTTCAAATTCTCATCGCGCCGCCGATTAGCTTCGCCGGGGACGGGCGTTGTACCGGTTAGTTGACCGAACTTCAAGGAGACAAGAAATGGACTTTAGAATCGAACTGGTGCTGGTGCCGGTCGCAGACGTCGACCGGGCAAAGGAGTTCTACACCGAGAAGCTGGGCTGGAACCTGGACGTCGACTTCAGCCCGAACGCCGACTTCCGGGTCGTCCAGATCACCCCGCCGGGGTCGAGGTGCTCGATCACGATCGGCAAAGGCTTGACCGACGCCCCGGCCGGTTCCTACCGGGGAACCCACCTCGTAGTCAAGGACATCACCCAGGCCCGGGAGCAGCTGGTCGGCAACGGGGTCGAGGTCGGCGACATCCGCCACATGGGCGCCGAGGGCTGGCAGCCGGGCGTCGACCCGTCGCACGCCGACTACGCCTCGTTCGCCGACTTCGCGGACCCGGACGGCAACACCTGGATCCTCCAGGAGGTCCCGGTGGGTAAGGGGGAGTGAACAAGGCGCCCGCAGCGGACGAGCGGGCTTTACCGCAAGCACCCGAGAAGCACCGCCGGGAGCTCCACGTCCACTGCTACCGGATGCTCGCCTCCTTCGAGGAGGCCGAGGATCGGTCCAGGAGACTCTGCTGAAGGACGGCAGGATCGCCGAAATCACGACCTTCGGCTACATCCTCTTCCCGCACTTCGGGCTGCCGGTGACCGTGGAAGGCTAAAGAGTCAACGCTCTCCCGATACGGCCGCCGGGGGCTGATGGCTTATGCCGCACCTCTCCAGCGCGCCCACGAGCGCGGTGGGGGAGAGGGGCTTGGACAGGTAGTCGTCCATGCCCGCGGCCACGCACTTCTCCCGGTCGCCCTTCATTGCCAGGGCGGTCAGGGCGATGACCGGGGTCGCTCCGATTCGGCCGCCCTCGCGGCGGATACGGGCGGTGGCTTCGTAGCCGTCCATCTCTGGCATCAGGCAGTCCATCAGCACGAAGGCGTACGGCTTGCGGCACAGGGCGGCAACCGCCTCCGCCCCGTTCACCGCGACGTCCACCTCGTAGCCCATGCTGCGGAGCATCGCCTCGGCCACCAGGCGGTTGACCTGGTTGTCCTCGGCCAAAAGCACCGTCTGGACGCCGGCTTCGCCTGCGGCCTTGAACGGGGCGCCCGGTTCCAGGTCGGGAAGCAGCCTGACCGGCCGGGAGCCCGCCGGAGGCAGCGGGATCTCGAAGCTGAAGGTGCTGCCCTCACCGGCCTTGCTCATGTAGTCGAACGAGCCGTCCATCAGGGAGACCAGCTGCCGGCAGATCGGGATGCCGAGTCCGGTCCCGCCGAAACGGCGGGTGGTCGAGGAGTCGGCCTGGCCGAAGGGGTCCAGGATTCGCTCGTGGTCGGCGGGCTCGATCCCGATGCCGGTGTCGGTGACCTCAAACCTGATGTTGTCGGCCCCGGCCCGCCTGACCGACACGGCCACCCGGCCGGTGTCGGTGAACTTGACTGCGTTGCTGAGCAGGTTGATCAGGACCTGCCTGACCCTCACCGGGTCGCCGAGGACGTTGCGGGGCACGTCGGGCTCGACGGCGTAGTCCAGATCCAGTCCCTTCTCGTCGGCCTGCGAGGCAAAAAGCGCAACCGCGGTGTCGACAAGCTCGGGAAGGTCCACCTCGATCCGCTCCAGCTCCAGCTGGCCCGCCTCGACCTTCGAGAAGTCGAGGATGTCGTTGATGATCGCCAGAAGGTTGTGACCGGACTCCTTCAGTGCCCGCAGGTAGGTGCGCTTCTGCGGGTCGGTCTCCCCCTCCATCAGCAGATGGGCCATGCCCAGGACGCCGTTCATCGGGGTCCTGATCTCGTGGCTCATGTTGGCCAGGAACTGCGACTTTGACTCGGAGGCCTGAATTGCCTGGTCCCGGGCGGCCCTAAGCTCCCGCTCCCGCTCCCTG
This genomic interval from Actinomycetota bacterium contains the following:
- a CDS encoding VOC family protein codes for the protein MDFRIELVLVPVADVDRAKEFYTEKLGWNLDVDFSPNADFRVVQITPPGSRCSITIGKGLTDAPAGSYRGTHLVVKDITQAREQLVGNGVEVGDIRHMGAEGWQPGVDPSHADYASFADFADPDGNTWILQEVPVGKGE
- the dapE gene encoding succinyl-diaminopimelate desuccinylase is translated as MTASLVAIPSVSFDEAVITDHIESLLAAAPWLKVERLGNNLVARTDLGHPTRLVLAGHTDTVPPNQNEVPRIEDGVLWGIGSCDMKSGLAAILHLALTVPEPAVDVTYVFYACEEVTTGDNGLEMLFDVRPDLVEGDAALLAEPTAAQVEAGCQGILQMDATTTGRRAHTARGWLGVNALHRMAPLLDAIAAYEGRRVVIDGCEFREGLQAVRMTAGVADNVVPDRAVMRVNHRFAPDRTYEEAAEHLREVLSAADELKVVEFAVAAPPGLDHPLLQALLAQAGGSYTGKLGWTDVARFAARGIPAVNFGPGDPVVAHTQEEHVSRADLDRVYSVIKNLISTPVP
- a CDS encoding DUF2142 domain-containing protein; protein product: MTERQIAGPEAVEQQEPTPGGVASLRPRLLKSTPGIVAGCWLLIAVCLMFSTPPGASPDEAAHYIRALGVGRGQVVLDDVPPKPPAPQFPVQIAWMQEQSGVVRAPERLAPIAFECWAFPFYVGTCWESDPPTSDRTVTFETYVGTYPPAAYVLPGLLMRATDDPTTALMLGRAGILLVSLLLLGLAVFALYDGRTPRSLAAVLLSVSPMVLAMAAALTSSGVEIAAAICFMACLLRLTRCGPPGWVWFSAAFSGATLAVARDLGPAWVLLELGLAAVFIGFRPLRAIWRSGGRRARIFAAVIGVAMGAALVWRAVEAAQPDLSQIRFGGLTSGEAGGLVRQVVGVFGPLDALMPETAYRVWGAMVLVVVVTGFIGGNRWQRLSLGLAIAATVVMAILLEAVQNIYDFGVQARHILPAAVCITMIAGETVARAERPRWLSSRFLMPVLSAAAAAIHLTAWHTIGRRFSKENAPIVFFTDPAWAPPGGWVVWGVLMAAACGAIVLPFLAAFSNSHRAAD
- a CDS encoding response regulator, which codes for MSVTRILLVEDNPGDAELIGIALERAGGFEMEVCVRLSDTLGRLSRNGIDLVLLDLGLPDSEGLETFLRVNERAPYLPIVVLTGSEDDALALQSVREGAQDYLVKGVPSNMLLKSLRYALERKRGQEALRLSQAQLAEAQRVAHVGSFVWDIDDESAEWSEELYRIFGLDPSEASTAAAIDEMVHPEDRAETRRVMEEAMATARPFTIQNRIVRPDGEVRVLDTRGEVLTDVTGKPVRLLGVSQDITEWKRAEDVLRERERELRAARDQAIQASESKSQFLANMSHEIRTPMNGVLGMAHLLMEGETDPQKRTYLRALKESGHNLLAIINDILDFSKVEAGQLELERIEVDLPELVDTAVALFASQADEKGLDLDYAVEPDVPRNVLGDPVRVRQVLINLLSNAVKFTDTGRVAVSVRRAGADNIRFEVTDTGIGIEPADHERILDPFGQADSSTTRRFGGTGLGIPICRQLVSLMDGSFDYMSKAGEGSTFSFEIPLPPAGSRPVRLLPDLEPGAPFKAAGEAGVQTVLLAEDNQVNRLVAEAMLRSMGYEVDVAVNGAEAVAALCRKPYAFVLMDCLMPEMDGYEATARIRREGGRIGATPVIALTALAMKGDREKCVAAGMDDYLSKPLSPTALVGALERCGISHQPPAAVSGER